Proteins encoded within one genomic window of Xylophilus sp. GOD-11R:
- the ntrB gene encoding nitrate ABC transporter permease — translation MVSAVFHSSLAGAQADAAGATPPTTTNPALPASTTMTTATAAAQPRQPAPRDWRAFWLKVVPPLLGLLLLVLVWEAVSVSTGSSIPSPKDTWIQAVTVFKDPFYSNGPNDQGVGWNVLSSLQRVAMGFGLAALVGIPVGFAIGRFKFLASMFNPLISLLRPVSPLAWLPIGLLVFKGANPAAIWTIFICSIWPMVINTAVGVQRVPQDYMNVARVLNLSEWKILTKILFPAVLPYMLTGVRLAVGTAWLVIVAAEMLTGGVGIGFWVWDEWNNLNVKNIIIAIFVIGIVGLLLEFALIKIATAFTFEEVKS, via the coding sequence ATGGTGAGTGCCGTTTTTCACAGTTCCCTGGCGGGTGCGCAGGCCGATGCGGCCGGTGCCACGCCTCCGACGACCACCAACCCGGCACTGCCGGCCTCGACGACCATGACTACCGCAACCGCTGCCGCCCAGCCCCGCCAACCCGCCCCGCGCGACTGGCGAGCCTTCTGGCTGAAGGTGGTGCCGCCGCTTCTCGGTCTGTTGCTGCTGGTGCTGGTGTGGGAAGCCGTCTCCGTCAGCACCGGCAGCAGCATTCCATCGCCCAAGGACACCTGGATCCAGGCCGTCACCGTTTTCAAGGATCCGTTCTACAGCAACGGCCCCAACGACCAGGGCGTGGGCTGGAACGTGCTGTCCTCGCTCCAGCGGGTGGCGATGGGCTTCGGGCTCGCCGCGCTCGTCGGCATTCCGGTGGGCTTCGCCATCGGCCGCTTCAAGTTCCTGGCCAGCATGTTCAATCCGCTGATCAGCCTGCTGCGTCCGGTGTCGCCGCTGGCTTGGCTGCCGATCGGCCTGCTGGTGTTCAAGGGCGCCAATCCGGCCGCCATCTGGACGATCTTCATCTGCTCCATCTGGCCCATGGTCATCAACACCGCCGTCGGCGTGCAGCGCGTGCCGCAGGACTACATGAACGTCGCCCGGGTGCTCAACCTGTCGGAATGGAAGATCCTCACCAAGATTCTGTTCCCCGCCGTGCTGCCCTACATGCTCACCGGCGTGCGTCTGGCCGTCGGCACGGCCTGGCTGGTGATCGTGGCGGCCGAGATGCTGACCGGCGGCGTCGGCATCGGCTTCTGGGTGTGGGACGAGTGGAACAACCTCAACGTCAAGAACATCATCATCGCGATCTTCGTCATCGGCATCGTCGGCCTGCTGCTCGAATTCGCGCTCATCAAGATCGCCACTGCATTCACGTTCGAAGAGGTGAAGTCATGA
- a CDS encoding CmpA/NrtA family ABC transporter substrate-binding protein — protein MAQKIPGKADPVVAAASPAADTAVAAPRREFIRKAGATALFASLGHSGVWAAGSDKPEKEEVKIGFIPLTDCASVVMASVLGFDKKYGVKIVTSKEASWAGVRDKLVNGELDMAHVLYGLIYGVHLGVGGPKKDMAMLMGLNRNGQAITLSKALADKGAVDGPSLAKVMATNKREYTFAGTFPTSTHTMWLNYWLAASNINPIKDAKVIVVPPPQMVANMRVGNMDGFCVGEPWGQRAIIDKIGVTAITTQDIWKDHPEKVLGTRAEFVKANPNTCRAVMMAVMEASKWIDASLQNKNKMADVIAEKSYVNTSADAINQRILGRYENGMGKTWDDPNHMKFFDDGAVNFPYLSDGMWFLTQHKRWGLLKEHPDYLAVARSINQIDMYKDVAGAMKVAVPKDPMRSSKLLDGTVWDGKDPAKYADSFKIKA, from the coding sequence ATGGCCCAGAAGATTCCCGGTAAAGCCGACCCCGTTGTCGCTGCAGCCTCCCCCGCAGCAGACACCGCCGTGGCCGCGCCGCGCCGCGAGTTCATCCGCAAGGCCGGCGCCACCGCCCTGTTCGCCAGCCTCGGGCACAGCGGCGTCTGGGCTGCGGGCTCCGACAAACCCGAGAAGGAAGAAGTCAAGATCGGCTTCATTCCACTGACCGATTGCGCCAGTGTGGTGATGGCCTCGGTGCTGGGCTTCGACAAGAAGTACGGCGTGAAGATCGTCACGAGCAAGGAAGCCAGTTGGGCGGGCGTTCGCGACAAGCTGGTCAACGGCGAGCTCGACATGGCCCATGTGCTCTACGGCCTGATCTACGGAGTCCACCTCGGCGTGGGCGGCCCCAAGAAGGACATGGCCATGCTGATGGGCCTCAACCGCAACGGCCAGGCGATCACCCTGTCGAAAGCGCTGGCCGACAAGGGCGCGGTCGACGGACCTTCGCTGGCCAAGGTGATGGCCACCAACAAGCGCGAATACACCTTCGCCGGCACTTTCCCGACCAGCACCCACACCATGTGGCTCAACTACTGGCTGGCCGCGTCGAACATCAACCCGATCAAGGACGCCAAGGTCATCGTCGTGCCGCCACCGCAGATGGTGGCCAACATGCGCGTGGGCAACATGGACGGTTTTTGCGTGGGTGAGCCCTGGGGCCAGCGCGCGATCATCGACAAGATCGGCGTGACCGCCATCACCACCCAGGACATCTGGAAAGATCACCCCGAGAAAGTGCTCGGCACCCGGGCGGAGTTCGTCAAGGCCAATCCCAACACCTGCCGCGCCGTGATGATGGCCGTGATGGAGGCCAGCAAGTGGATCGACGCGAGCCTTCAGAACAAGAACAAGATGGCCGACGTCATCGCAGAAAAGAGCTACGTCAACACCAGCGCCGACGCGATCAACCAGCGCATCCTGGGCCGCTACGAAAACGGCATGGGCAAGACCTGGGATGACCCGAACCACATGAAGTTCTTCGACGACGGCGCGGTGAACTTCCCCTATCTCTCCGACGGCATGTGGTTCCTGACCCAGCACAAGCGCTGGGGCCTGCTCAAGGAACATCCGGACTACCTGGCCGTGGCCAGGTCGATCAACCAGATCGACATGTACAAGGACGTCGCCGGAGCGATGAAGGTGGCCGTGCCCAAGGATCCGATGCGCAGCAGCAAGCTGCTCGATGGCACCGTCTGGGACGGCAAGGACCCGGCGAAATACGCCGATAGCTTCAAGATCAAAGCCTGA